Proteins found in one Asterias amurensis chromosome 13, ASM3211899v1 genomic segment:
- the LOC139946395 gene encoding palmitoyltransferase ZDHHC21-like → MTLFNLEDLQRLSADPEASLALREESKHIQSSPNIVFLPCHLQFVRSIKGCFYLGFIIFTWAYNSYFIPEIVLLPQYRDGNISCFPVLCYYMVSMCTLVSLFRAVTSDPGRLPFDLMPTPADKLNWTHCQRCLIQRPLKSHHCRKCQRCVRRMDHHCFWINNCVGEDNQWIFLLLVFYALLLSLYTLVLDTLHFYYFPACMSCDSISFLFRHQRYLMYLSCILGVTLTSLAGSQVLQQTINILLNRSTVESIIHAHKPMHERPTVMTRSAYDSFRDVCGPGRVLWWFNPFRRHTGKPNVFYYQQTV, encoded by the exons ATGACTCTCTTTAATCTTGAAGACCTCCAACGACTAAGTGCCGATCCAGAGGCTTCCTTGGCACTACGAGAGGAATCCAAACACATCCAGTCATCACCCAACATAGTCTTCCTGCCGTGCCATCTGCAGTTTGTGCGTAGCATCAAGGGATGTTTCTACCTCGGCTTCATTATCTTCACATGGGCCTATAATAGTTACTTTATTCCTGAAATAGTGTTGCTCCCCCAGTATAGAGATGGAAATATCAGCTGTTTTCCTGTTTTGT GTTACTACATGGTATCAATGtgcacacttgtgtccctgtTTAGGGCAGTCACCTCTGATCCAGGCCGTTTGCCCTTTGACCTCATGCCAACCCCAGCCg ATAAGTTGAATTGGACGCACTGCCAACGTTGTCTCATCCAGCGACCCCTGAAATCACATCACTGTAGAAAATGCCAGAGATGTGTACGACGGATGGACCATCATtgcttttg GATAAACAATTGCGTCGGTGAAGACAACCAGTGGATATTCCTCCTACTTGTGTTTTATGCATTACTGCTCAGTCTCTACACACTGGTCTTAGATACTCTACATTTCTACTACTTCCCAGCGTGCATGTCTTGTGATTCA ATATCTTTCTTATTTCGTCACCAAAGATATCTGATGTACCTGTCATGCATACTTGGCGTCACTCTAACGTCTCTGGCAGGGAGCCAAGTTCTACAGCAAACAATAAATATCCTATTG AACCGATCTACGGTGGAATCCATCATACACGCACATAAACCCATGCATGAGAG ACCAACTGTCATGACTAGATCGGCCTATGATAGTTTCCGGGATGTCTGCGGACCAGGGAGGGTGCTCTGGTGGTTCAACCCATTCCGACGTCATACTGGAAAACCAAATGTCTTTTACTACCAACAAACTGTTTGA